A genome region from Tolypothrix sp. PCC 7712 includes the following:
- a CDS encoding AAA-like domain-containing protein codes for MKKILVLSANPKNTVKLRLDEEVREIQAGLERAKIREQFEIITKWAVRPADLRRALLDHQPEIVHFSGHGEGEQGLVLEDDHGQLQLVSTESLGRLFRLFQDKIECVLLNACYSEAQAEAIFQHINYVVGMNKAVGDRAAIKFAVGFYDALGAGRTYEDAYEFGRIAIDLENIPESATPVLKSRNLPPTPSVIPSPSPFPLPPSPLPIPPSPPKRIFISYKRHVTPDEPIALQVQQALAQHHTVFIDQIITVGTRWAERIEAELRQADFLIVFLSEHSVHSEMVEAEIATASRLAKEQGGKPMILPVRLAYREPFQYPLSVYLNGINWAVWRDGEDTPRLIAELLQAISGGELTIGEANQASLLQPREASALPQPFPSAQPISLEMPEGTMDGESRFYVERACDVLALNAIQRQGVTITIKGPRQMGKSSLLIRTCNAAMNAGKRVAFLDFQLFDQAALSNAELFFRQFCTWLTDEIEMADKVAEYWNSPLGNSQRCTRYIGRYLLKEFGQPLVLAMDEVERAFDTEFRSDFFGMLRSWHNNRATTPIWKQLDLALVTSTEPYQLIDNLNQSPFNVGEVIDLEDFTATQVADLNYRHGSPLNANAEQQLMALLNGHPYLVRVALYLIASQRFTTAELFAKATADNGPFGNHLRNHLFRLHSKAELVSSMLQVIRHNTCDDERVFFRLRGAGLVRREGRTVIPRCQLYADYFRENLRG; via the coding sequence GTGAAAAAAATCCTGGTTTTATCGGCAAATCCCAAGAATACGGTGAAGTTGCGCTTGGATGAAGAAGTGCGGGAAATTCAGGCGGGGTTGGAACGTGCGAAAATTCGTGAACAGTTTGAGATAATTACTAAATGGGCTGTGCGTCCGGCAGATTTGCGACGTGCGCTTTTGGATCATCAACCAGAGATTGTGCATTTCTCTGGACATGGGGAAGGTGAGCAAGGTTTAGTTTTGGAAGATGATCACGGACAGTTGCAACTGGTAAGTACAGAGTCACTGGGCAGACTGTTTAGGTTATTTCAAGACAAGATAGAGTGTGTGCTGTTAAACGCCTGTTATAGCGAAGCGCAAGCTGAGGCGATATTCCAACATATTAATTATGTAGTAGGAATGAATAAAGCAGTAGGCGATCGCGCCGCAATTAAATTTGCAGTCGGGTTTTATGATGCCCTTGGCGCAGGTAGAACCTACGAAGATGCATACGAATTTGGGCGCATCGCCATTGATTTAGAAAACATCCCCGAATCTGCCACCCCAGTCCTCAAAAGCCGCAACCTCCCCCCAACCCCATCTGTAATTCCCTCCCCTTCCCCCTTCCCCCTTCCCCCTTCCCCTTTACCCATTCCCCCTTCCCCCCCCAAACGCATCTTCATCAGCTACAAACGCCATGTCACCCCCGATGAGCCGATTGCATTGCAAGTCCAGCAAGCGCTGGCTCAACATCACACAGTTTTCATTGACCAAATTATCACCGTAGGCACACGCTGGGCGGAACGTATTGAAGCGGAACTTCGCCAAGCTGATTTTTTAATTGTTTTCCTTTCTGAGCATTCTGTCCACAGTGAGATGGTGGAGGCGGAAATTGCTACCGCCAGTCGCCTGGCTAAGGAACAAGGCGGAAAGCCGATGATTCTCCCGGTGCGGTTGGCATATCGAGAGCCGTTTCAGTATCCTTTGAGTGTTTATCTCAATGGGATTAACTGGGCTGTTTGGCGAGATGGGGAAGATACACCCCGCCTAATTGCAGAATTGCTGCAGGCGATTTCTGGGGGTGAATTAACAATTGGGGAAGCGAATCAAGCCAGTTTGCTGCAGCCACGGGAAGCCTCAGCTTTACCTCAGCCTTTTCCTTCCGCACAGCCGATATCGCTGGAAATGCCAGAAGGAACAATGGATGGCGAGTCTCGCTTTTATGTGGAACGCGCTTGTGATGTTCTGGCTTTGAATGCGATTCAGCGTCAAGGTGTGACAATCACCATTAAAGGCCCCCGACAAATGGGCAAGAGTTCCTTGTTAATTCGCACCTGTAATGCGGCGATGAATGCAGGTAAGCGGGTGGCTTTCTTGGATTTTCAATTATTTGATCAAGCAGCTTTAAGCAATGCTGAATTATTCTTTCGGCAATTTTGCACTTGGCTAACTGATGAAATAGAAATGGCAGATAAAGTTGCTGAATATTGGAACTCTCCCTTGGGTAATAGTCAGCGTTGCACCCGCTATATTGGGCGCTATTTGTTAAAAGAATTTGGTCAGCCCTTAGTATTAGCAATGGATGAAGTAGAAAGGGCTTTTGATACTGAATTCCGTTCCGATTTCTTTGGAATGCTTCGCAGTTGGCACAATAACCGCGCTACTACACCGATTTGGAAGCAACTCGATTTAGCCTTGGTGACTTCCACCGAACCCTACCAATTAATTGATAATCTCAACCAATCACCGTTTAATGTAGGCGAGGTAATTGACTTAGAAGATTTTACCGCCACGCAAGTTGCTGATTTGAATTACCGTCATGGTTCACCGCTTAATGCTAATGCAGAACAGCAGTTAATGGCGTTGCTGAATGGACATCCTTATTTAGTCAGGGTGGCGCTGTATTTAATCGCCAGTCAGCGCTTCACGACTGCGGAATTATTTGCCAAAGCTACCGCAGATAATGGCCCCTTTGGTAATCATTTGCGGAACCATTTGTTTCGACTGCATAGTAAAGCGGAATTAGTGTCAAGTATGCTGCAGGTAATTCGCCATAACACCTGCGATGATGAGCGCGTTTTCTTCCGGCTGCGGGGTGCGGGGTTGGTGCGAAGGGAGGGGAGAACGGTAATCCCGCGTTGTCAACTTTATGCTGATTATTTCCGGGAGAACTTGCGTGGGTAA